Genomic window (Streptomyces yatensis):
TCTGCCCCTCAGCCTTTCCCCGCTCGATGAGCGCCATGACAGACTCCGACTCGGCGATCTCCGGCGGGAGCGTACGGGATGTGCTGGCCGACACGAACAACCTCTCGGAACGTTGGAAACGGCTTCCGGCTCAGTCCGGTGGGGACCGGAGCCGACGACCGCCGGCAGGGATGAACCGACGGCGCGGGCGGAGTGCGGAGGAGTACAGCGTTGCGAGCGACATCCGTATTCCCTCCGCGGCTGCCACCTCTTTAATCATCGCGCTACCCCAAAGAGCGTTACGCCCAATACTCGTGGCCCGAGTCACACCCCATAACGGTCTTAATGCCCATCCAACGGGACAGAAAACTCCCAGTCGTGCACCGATGGGAGTCGCACGGTGCCGATCGATCGGTCGCGCCGCGCCGCCGAACCCGCGGCGCGGGATCCGGCGACGCCCTCTCGTACGCCGTACGGCATCCATCGGGCCGGCACTCGCCGCCTACTGACACCGCCTTGCCGTACGTCGTACGCGGCACGCACCGGACGCCCGGGGTTCCGGGCACCGGACGCGCCGACGGATCAGTGCTCGCGCGGCGCGGGCACCCCGACCTCGGCGTGATCGAGATCCGGGTGGACGGTCAGCAGCTGGCGCATCGCCGCCTCGGACTCCGCGGCGTCGCCCTCGCCGATGGCCTCGACGATCCGGCGGTGGTGGGCGACCCCCGCCTCGGTGAGGCGGTCGCACCCGGAGACGGGCGCCCCGGAGACGTGGAGCGCGGCGGCGACGATGCCCGCCAGGTGCTCCAGCATCCGGTTGCCCCCGACCTGCAGCAGCAGCCCGTGGAACTCGGCGTCGGCGCGGGAGAAGGTGAGGGTGTCACCCTGTGTCAGCGCATGGGCCATGATCTCGACCATGTCGGCGAGCCGCTGCTGCACCTCCTCGCGGCCGTGCCCGGCGGCGAGCCGGGCGGCCAGCGGCTCGATGGTCCAGCGCAGCTCGCACAGCTCGCGGCGCTGGTCGTCCCGCTGTGGGCCGAAGGCGCGCCACTCGATGATGTCCGGATCGAGGAGATTCCAGTCGCTGACCGGGCGGACCCGGGTGCCCACATTGGGGCGGGCGCTGACCAGGCCCTTGGCCTCGAGGACGCGCAGCGATTCCCGTACGACGGTGCGGGAGACCTCGAAGCGCTGCCCGATCTCCTCGGGGACGAGCGGGCGGTCCGCACCCAGGTCGCCGGAGACGATCATCTGGCCCAGCTGCTGTACGAGTTGGCCGTGCAGCCCGCGGCCCCGGTTGCCGGCCGCGCGCCGGCCCACCCGGCCGATCTCTGCCTCGGCACCGTCCCAGGAGGAGGGGGCGCTGCCGCGGCCGGCGCCGGGGGCGTCGGCGTAGGAGTAGCGGTCAAGCTCGCCCGAACCGGCCAGGCCGGAGTCGGCGGGGCGAGCCGCGGTCATCGTGGTGTGCGCAAGGGTACTCACGCATCCTTTGTCGGCGACGCCTCGGAAGCCCTTGAGGTCTTTGGTGAAAAGCACACGAAAGGGTGATCGCCCATTACCTCATAATTGACGCTCAATCGGACAGAAAGAAGCATGCTGCGGGGAGTTGCGAGCAGTTCGCGCTATGGGTGTGCGAATCCACATCGGGCCTGATCCACTGGCTCCGCACGGGCCGGTCGACCGGGGGCCGGGCTCGGCCGCCCGGCCCGGGGTGGGCACTACTGGCGGGTGCTCCTGCCGCGCAGACCGGTGAGGGCGTAGGCGCACAGCAGAACGGCGACCGACAACATCAGCGCCTGTCCGACCGGTTGGGAGGCGAGGCGCAGCGCGACCGCCAGCCCTCGGTCGATCATGGACGGCGGCCGGTCCAGCGTCGCCGCGCGCAGCCGGTGCGGCAGCATGGCCAGCGTTCGCAGCGAAGGATCCTCCGCCGCGCGCTGGACGACCGGCACCGCGAGGATCGGCACGGCGAGCAGGGTGGCCAGCCCGAGGGCGGTGGACCGGAAGACTCCGGCGGCCAGCAGCCCGGCCCACGAGGAACCGATGGTCAGCCCGAAGACACCGACCACCAACTCCGGCCAGTCGCCCGGCAGCGGTACCGCGCTGCCGCCGACGAGCAGCAGGAGCGCCGCGCTGTCGAGCACGATGACGGCGAGCGACAGCAGGACGGCACCGGCCGCGCAGACCGCGAATTTGGCGGCCAGCAGCCCCAGCCGGCGGGGCACGGCGTCCCGGGTCGCGGCGAGTGCCGGAAAGCGGAACTCGTCTCCGAAGGCGAGGGCGCCCAGAAGACCGGCCGCGATGGCGACGGGAGGCAGCGGAAGGTCCGCGGGCCAGCCGGTGAGCCGGTGCAGTTCCCCGACGCCACCCGCGCGGGCGAGCAGCACGGAGGCGAGGAGGGAGGCGACGATGCCGGCGACGCCGATCAGCCAGCCGGTCCGTACGCCGGTGGTGCGGCGCAGCTCGTAGCGCATCGGCCAGGCGGGGCCGGGGAAGCGGAGCTTGGGGAGCAGGCGCAGCGGGGGCGCCTCGGGGTCGCGGGCGCGGGCGCCCGCGGAGGTGCCCGGGCCCAGATCCGCGGTCTCCTCGACCAGTCGGTGGACCACGATGCCGTGGCGGTAGGCGGTCTCCCCGACAGAGGCGGGAGACAGGCCGTAGACGGAGATGTGGGTGTCGTCGTCGCGCACTACGGAGAACGGGTCGGCGAGGGCGGCGACCGGCTCCTCCTGGGCCTCGACCCCGGTCACGGCCCCGGTCCGTGCGGCGGTCCGTGCGGCGGCCGCATCGGCGTCGGCAGCGGGGGCGGGGACAGAGGCGGCCTTCTTCCCCTTGTCCGACTTGCCCGCCTTGCCATCCGACTTGCCCGCCTTGTCGTCTGGCTTGGCCACCTTGTCGTCCGACCGGGCCGCCTTGTCGTCCGACCGGGCCATCCTGTCCTTGGCCGAGGCTTCCGCGGTGGTCTTTTTCGCCTCGGCCCCGACAGCGGCGCCCCGCGCGGTGGACTGGGCCTTCCTGACCTTGCGCCAGATCGCCCTCTTCCTGACCTTGGGCGCGACACCCTCACCCTTGGCGGCGTCACCCCCTTCGGCGACGTCGGACGGGGCGGCGTCGGCCTTTGTCACCTCGGCCTTGGCCGCGAGCTCGGCCGCGGCCCGGGCCTCCTCCTCCGCCTTGGCCTCGGCCAGCTGACGGGCGGCGTTGACCTCCTCCTCCAGGACGGCGGCGAGCCGGCCGACGAGCGGGGAGTGGACCACGACACGGGGGCGCAGCCGGGTCTGGGCGAACTCGTCCACCGGCTGATCGGCCACCAGCCGGCCCGACTCCAGGGTGAGCACCTGGTCCGCGACGCGAATGGCATCCTCGGCGTCCTCGGTGGCGATGAGGACGGCGCCGCCCTGAGCGGCGAATTGGCGCAGCAGCCCGTAGAGCCAGGCGGTCTCCCGGGCCGACAGGCCCCGTGCGGGCTCGTCGAGCACCAGGGTGTGCGGATCCCCGAGAAGAGCGATGGCGATTCCGAGACGACGCTCCGCCCCGGTCGACAGATCACCGAGACGCTCGTCCGCCAGATCGGTGAGGCCGACCACGTCGAGCACCACATCGGCGCGGGCGGCGGGCACCCCGGCCGCGGCACCGAGCATCCTCAGATGCCCCCGCACGGTGCGGCCTGGGTGTCCGGGGACGTCCTCGAGGAGAACGCCGATCTCATGAGCCGGGCGCCGGATGCGGTGCAGGGGGCGGCCCCGGAAGAAGGCGGAGCCATGACCCCGGTCGAGCTGCAGCAGAAGCCGCAGCGCGGTGGTCTTGCCCGCGCCGGGACCGCCGAGCAGTGCGGTGACCCGGCCCGCCGGGGCCTCGAAGGTGAGGTCGTCGACAACGGGCGGCTGGTTGCGGCGGGGGGTGCTGGTCAGTCCGGTGGCCTGGATCATGGCTTCTCCCGCGGGGCATGGAACCGCTCGATGGCACGTGGGGACTGGTGGCGTACCGGAGCACGTTAACCCGCTATGTCCTATTTCTTCGGTACATACCCCTCCCGTGGATTCGTCGTGTCCTGGCTCGTCACACCTCGGGACGGAGCATGGGCGGATTGAGCAGTGTCGCCCCTCCGGCCCGGAACAGCTGGGCGGGACGACCGCCCTGACGGGTCGTCGTACCGCCGGTGGGCACCAGGAATCCCGGGGTGCCGGTGACCTTGCGGTGGAAGTTGCGCGGGTCCAGGGCCACGCCCCACACCGCCTCGTACACCCGGCGCAGCTCGCCGACCGTGAACTCCTGCGGGCAGAAGGCGGTGGCCAGCGAGGAGTACTCGATCTTGGAGCGGGCCCGCTCGACCCCGTCAGCGAGGATGCGGGCATGGTCGAAGGCGAGCGGGGCGGCGAGATCACTGTCGCGGCCGAAGGCCCCGTCCTGGTCGAGCAGCGATTCGACCGGGGCCCAGCGCACGCTGTGCGCGTCACCTCCGGCCCGTGGCGCGGGCAGATCGGGCGCCAGCGCGAGGTGCGCCACGCTGACCACGCGCATCCGGGGGTCCCGCTTCGGATCGCCGTAGGTGGCGAGCTGCTCAAGGTGGGCGGCGTTCGGAGGGACCGGAAGCGTGGGGTCATGGGCGAGCAGCCCGGTCTCCTCGGCCAGCTCCCTGGCAGCGGCGGCGGCCAGATCCTCATCGGCCCGCACGAAACCACCGGGTAGCGCCCACCGCCCCTTGAAGGGCGCCTCCCCGCGTCGGACGGCCAGCGCACAGAGCGAATGCCGCCGCACGGTGAGCACGACCAGATCAACGGTGACGGCGAACGCCGGAAAGGCCGACGGGTCGTAGGGCATGACGCGATCATAGTCGTCTGCCTGACGATAATCAGGACCTTGAGCATGATCACCAATGTTCGGGAAATCGCTCTCTCAAGCGCTCGCCTGCACGAATCCCGCACCTCCTTCCGAACGTCTCCGGGCCGCTCCAATACCCCGGACCACCGCAGCCCCGGAGCGCCCACCGACCGTCCCCCGTCCACTTCCCGGCCTCCTTCCCAGGGCTCCCCTGTCGCCCCTGGCCCCGCCCCATGGCTCCCCCACCAGTCCGGGTCAGCGGCGGCTGCGCGTCCCCCGTCCACCGGTCCGGCGCCGAGCGCGCGGCCGCCCTTCCGGACGGCGCCGGCCACCCGGGGCAGCCGCCCCGGCCGGGCTACTCCTCCCATTCGGGCCCACCGTCCCGCCCGGCCATTCCGTTGCAGGCTGTCGCCCTCCCTCGACGTCCGCGTCCGCCACTTCCTCCGCCTCTGACGGCTCCTCCACTTCTGCCGGCCCCTCCATCTCCGCCCGCTCCTCGGCTTCCGCGCGGGTGGCTCGCTCGGCGAGCACAGCCGACTCGACCGGTCCGGCCGTCTCCACGGTTCCGACCGTCTCGGCCATTGCGGCCGGAGGCCCGGCCGTCTCCAACGACTCGCCGTCCGCCAGGTCGCCGAGCCTCTCCAACTCCGCGTGCACCGCCGCGTGCACAGCACGGTCGGCACGGTCGGCCCCGTCGGAGTCCTCCCGGCGCAGGCATTGGCGCAGCAGCTTCGCAGGGACTCCCTCATTGCACGCCTGGTGCAGCAGCCTGGCGAAGAGATAGTCGGGATCGACCCGCAGCGCACGGCCGAGCGCCACCCGTGCCGTGAGCTCATCACCCGCCGACCAGGCGACCCACCCCGCCAGAGTGAGCGGCGCCGCCGCATGCTCCCCGTACGAGCCGACGCAGCGACGGGCCAGCGCGCGCCACAGCCGCAGCGCCGCGTCGGCGTCCACTTCCTCCATCCATCCGGCCGCCCGGTCCCGGGTCCGCCGGTCCTGCAGCCCGATGATCACCGCGGCCGCCTCCTGATCGTCGAGCAGCCGGTCATCGTGGAGATCGGCCGTACACGCGTCGGCGGCCGACGGCGCGGCCTGGAACGTGTCCAGCATCCGGCCCACCAGCCCGAGGGTTTGCGCACACACCGTCGCGGACCCGGCACCGTCCAGAATCCTCGGCACGAGCTCGGCCCCGGCCGCGTCCAGCGCCCGCTCCTGCCCGTCGGCCCGGGGTGCGCCGAGCGGGGCGAGCCTGGCCTCCATCTCGCGCAGCGAGCCGCGCACCTGGACCCCCGCGAACGTCGCCGCCGCGGCCATGACCGAGGTGCCGGGCAGGGCGAGCGGAACGCCTTCCGGCGGGCAGCAGCGCCGGTCGGGACAGACATACGACCAGAACCGGCCGCCGGAGATGCACAGCGCCTCGAACACGGGCACCTCCAACCCGCCGCACGCGGTGCGCAGCCGCTGGGCGAGGGGCCGCAGCCGCTCCATCGCCTCCTCCCCCGACTCACCCTCGGCCGGCTCCTGGCACAGGAACAGAACGACCCCGTCCGGCCGCCCGCCACGCCGCTCGCTGCCGCTGATCAGGCATTCGGCGAGCTGGTCGCAGACTTCGGGCCACTCCTCCGGGATCCGGGGAATGCCGAGCCTCAGCCTGCCGCCGAACCGGCCGCGGGAGCCGTGCAGCGCGATCATCACGATGCTGTCGTCCGGCTGAAAGCCCAGGACATAGGGCAGGGCATCGGCGAGCTCGGCCGGGCTGCGGAGGGTGACCTGCTCTTCGCCGGGCAGGCCGGCCGCTTCGTTGTGTCGAGTCATGGCCCGACGGTCCCTCAGCCCCGTCGACCCCGCCACCCCTGTGGATAACGTTATCCACAGGCTGCGGGGACCATTGGCGCGATGTCGGCGGGATCGGGTTGCATGGGGGCATGAGCGACGAAGATCTGCGTACCTCGGCCGACCGCGTCCTGGCCCGTCTCGTCGGGGACACCACCGGCTCCGCCCGGCTCCGGGAGGATCAATGGCGGGCGATCGAGGCGCTGGTCGCCGAGCGCCGCCGGGCGCTGGTCGTCCAGCGCACCGGCTGGGGCAAGTCGGCGGTGTATTTCGTCGCCACCGCGCTGCTGCGCGAGCGCGGCAGCGGTCCGACCGTGATCGTCTCCCCGCTGCTCGCGCTGATGCGCAACCAGGTCGACGCCGCCGCGCGCGCCGGGATCCACGCCCGCACCATCAATTCCGCCAACACCGAGGAGTGGGACACCATCCAGGCGGAGGTGGCCGCGGGCGGGGTGGATGTGCTGCTGGTGAGCCCCGAGCGGCTCAACAACCCCGACTTCCGCGATCAGGTGCTGCCACAGCTGGCCGCCACCGCCGGCCTGCTGGTCGTCGACGAGGCACACTGCATCTCCGACTGGGGCCATGACTTCCGGCCCGACTACCGCAGGCTGCGCACCATGCTCGCCGATCTGCCCCAGGGCGTGCCCGTGCTCGCCACGACCGCGACGGCGAACGCACGGGTCACGGCCGATGTGGCCGAGCAGTTGGGCACCGGCGAAGGGGCCACGCGGGCGCTGGTGCTGCGCGGGCCGCTGGACCGGGAGAGCCTGCGGCTGGGCGTGCTGCCGCTGCCGGACGCCGCGCATCGGCTCGCCTGGCTCGCCGAGCACCTCGATGAGCTGCCGGGCTCGGGAATCATCTACACCCTCACCGTCGCCGCGGCCGAGGAGGTGACCGCGTTCCTGCGGCAGCGCGGCCACACCGTCGCCTCCTACACCGGCAAGACGGAGAACGCGGATCGTCAGCAGGCCGAGGAGGACCTGCTGGCCAACCGGGTCAAGGCGCTGGTCGCCACCTCCGCGCTGGGCATGGGCTTCGACAAGCCGGACCTCGGCTTCGTGGTGCATCTCGGTTCGCCGTCCTCCCCCATCGCCTACTACCAGCAGGTCGGGCGCGCCGGGCGCGGTGTGGAGCACGCCGAGGTACTGCTCCTGCCCGGCCGCGAGGACGAGGCGATCTGGCGGTATTTCGCCTCCCTCGCCTTCCCGCCCGAGGAGCAGGTGCGCCGCACCCTCGAGGTGCTGGCGGCGTCGGACCGGCCGGTGTCCCTGCCCGCGCTCGAGCCTCAGGTCGAGCTGCGGCGGTCGCGTCTGGAGATCATGCTCAAGGTGCTCGATGTGGACGGCGCGGTGCGGCGGGTGCGCGGCGGCTGGACCGCGACCGGGCAGCCGTGGGCGTATGACGCGGAGCGGTACGCGTGGGTGGCGCGCCAGCGGGAGGCCGAGCAGCAGGCCATGCGGGAGTACGCCTCGACGGCCGACTGCCGGATGGAGTTCCTGCGGCGGCAGCTGGACGATGAGAAGGCGGCGCCCTGTGGCCGCTGTGACAACTGCGCGGGGGCCCGGTTCACCACCGCGGTGTCCGACGCCTCGCTGGACGCGGCGCGCGGCGAGCTGGGGCGGCCCGGTGTCGAGGTGGAGCCGCGCCGTATGTGGCCGACCGGGCTGCCCGCGGTGGGTGTCGACCTCAAGGGCCGCATTCCGGCGGATGAGCAGGCCGCCCCGGGCCGGGCCCTGGGCCGTCTCTCCGACATCGGCTGGGGAAACCGGCTGCGGCCGCTGCTGGCCCCGCAGAGCCCGGACACCCCGGTGCCCGACGATGTGGCCGGTGCGGTGGTGACGGTGCTCGCCGACTGGGCCAAGGGTCCCGGCGGCTGGGCCTCGGGCGCGCCGGACGCCGCGGACCGCCCGGTGGGCGTGGTCACGGTCGCCTCGCGCACCCGTCCGCAGCTGATCGGGACACTCGGCGAGCGGATCGCCACCGTCGGCCGATTGCCCCTTCTCGGGAGCATCGCCTACCAGGACGGCGAATTCGACACCCGGGTGCCGCGCACCAACAGCGCCCAGCGGCTGCGAGCGCTGCACGGGGCGCTGACCGTGCCTCCGCAGCTGGCGGCGGCCCTTGCCGAGGCGAGTGGGCCGGTGCTCCTGGTAGACGACATGGCGGACACCGGCTGGACCTTGGCCGTCGCCTCCCGGCTGCTCCGCCGGGCCGGAGCATCCGGAGTGTTTCCGCTGGTCCTGGCCGTGCAGGGGTAGGGGCGGCCGGTGCCGCGGCGGGGCGTGAACGGGTCAGGAATATAGAACGCACATCCAGGTAAAACGGTCAGTGGGACCAACTGCTCATTGCCGCACGCGGGCGCGACCGCAAGAATTGTTCGCAGCTCCCCCGCCCCCGGTCCGTCCGTGGTCCGACGGGCCTGTGTCGTGGCCCGCGCCCGTGCCCGACCCTTCGCACGGACCGTGGGCGCAGACGAAGGGAGGACCGTGACCTTCGGCTTCGCTCCGCCACCGTCCGCCGATTCCGCTTCCCGGGTCGGCCGGATGCTCCAGCCCGCCGAGTGGGCGGCAGCGGGGATCCCGCTGCTGCGCAATCCACGCGAGGTGGTCACCGGACTGCACAGCCGCCATCTGCCGACGCCCTCGACCGCCGTCGTCGCGGTCCTCGATCCGGACGAACGGCTCACGGCGAGCGCCTCGTTCGTGCGCCGCGCCGCCGCCGTCGACGGCTGGGACTTCCGGAACGCGCTGCTGGCGCAGTTGCGCCGGGTGATCCCACACGATCTGCGGCGCCGCACACCGATCCGCACCGCCGTGCTGCTCTACTGCCGCGAGGGCGAGAGCCGGTGGACGGACGAGGACGGCGCCTGGATGTGGGGGTTGCGCGACGCCTGCACCTTGCACGGCCTGCGCTGCGGCGCGTACATCACGCTGACCCGCGACGGATGGCGGGTCCTCGGCGAAGGGCGGGGCGGCCGTCGGCCGCACTCCGCTTCGCTGCCCGTCGAGTTGGACGTGGCCGTCGAGGGCGACAGCGACCCGAAGCCGCTGCCGCGACCCCACCTCGGAGCGCGCACGGCGCTGAGCCACTCCGCCGCCGTCTGACCGGTCGCGGGGGTGCGCGTCCGACCGGTCGCCGGACGCCCGCACCCGACCGGTCACGGAGCGCCCGTGGCCGTCGCCGTCCGTCCGGACGCCGGACAGCTCCGCCACGGAGGACAGAGCATGCCGGACACCGGGCGTTCGGGGACGTGCGACCTCAGGCGCCCGGACCGATGAGGGCGTTGATGCGCTTCGGGTCGCCGCAGACGATCAGCAGCGTCCCGGCACGGCCCATCGCCTCGGGCAGCGCGCGGGCCACGGCGTCGTTCGCACCGCCGTTGACGGCGACGACCACGACCGGGCGGCCCTTGGCGCGATCGGCATCCGCACCGGCGTAGAAGACATCGTCTCCGGCGTCGTGCTGCGCCCAGTACGACGCCTCGCCGAAGGACAACTCATGCGCCGCCCACGGATGCTGCTCCCCGGTGGTCAGCACCAGGATGTCGCCGGGGGCCCGGCCGGAATCCAGCAGCAGGTCGACCGCCTCGTCCGCCGCGTCCAGCGCGCCGTCCACCGTGGCGGGGATCAGCTGGAGCTGGGGACCGGCCTTCGTGGCGGCAGGGGCGACCTTGGCAGCCGAAGCCGCCGGGGCGGTCGGCACGGGCTTCGTCGCATCACTCGTGGTGCGCTGCGACTGAGCCGACGAGGTCCCGGCGGAGCCACGGTTGGGACCGGGGCTTCCGGGCCGCCGCGGCGCGGGCCGGGGGCCGGGACCAGGGACAGGACGAGGGGTCGGCGCGGTGCGGCCTGCGGCCGGTGTCGCGCGGGGACCCGGGACACTCTCGTGAATCTGAGGCTCCTCGGGGATGAGAGGCATGGGCTGATGTCTATCAAACGTCGGTGCGAGTCGCATCGGCGGGTGGCGGTTTTGACCGCTTGGTCTGCTCAGAAGTCGAAGCCGAGTTGGCCTTCGTCCTCCAGCCCGACCGGTTCGGGGGTGCTGCGGACCCGCTTCAGGTGCCGCCAGCGGGGCAGCCCGTCCATATAGGCCCAGGACAGCCGGTGGTGGGGCGTGGGCCCCAGTTCCCGCAGGGCTGCGCGGTGCACGGGGGACGGATATCCGGCGTTGTCCTCGAAGCAGAAGTCCAGGTGTTCGGCTCCCAGTTCGGCCATCATCGCATCCCGGCGCACCTTGGCGATCACCGAGGCGGCGGCGACGGACACACAGGACTGATCGCCCTTGATGACCGTACGGACCGTCCAGGGAGCGCCGAGGTAGTCGAATTTCCCGTCCAGGATCACCGCGTCCGGCCGGACCGGCAGCGCGTCCAGCGCACGCGTGGCGGCGAGCCGGAGGGCGGCCGTCATCCCCAGGCCGTCGATCTCCTCGGGAGAGGAGTGGCCCAGGGCGTGTGCGGTGACCCACGAGTGCAGCTCCTGGGCCAGGGTCGTGCGCTT
Coding sequences:
- a CDS encoding FadR/GntR family transcriptional regulator; its protein translation is MLFTKDLKGFRGVADKGCVSTLAHTTMTAARPADSGLAGSGELDRYSYADAPGAGRGSAPSSWDGAEAEIGRVGRRAAGNRGRGLHGQLVQQLGQMIVSGDLGADRPLVPEEIGQRFEVSRTVVRESLRVLEAKGLVSARPNVGTRVRPVSDWNLLDPDIIEWRAFGPQRDDQRRELCELRWTIEPLAARLAAGHGREEVQQRLADMVEIMAHALTQGDTLTFSRADAEFHGLLLQVGGNRMLEHLAGIVAAALHVSGAPVSGCDRLTEAGVAHHRRIVEAIGEGDAAESEAAMRQLLTVHPDLDHAEVGVPAPREH
- a CDS encoding ATP-binding cassette domain-containing protein, giving the protein MIQATGLTSTPRRNQPPVVDDLTFEAPAGRVTALLGGPGAGKTTALRLLLQLDRGHGSAFFRGRPLHRIRRPAHEIGVLLEDVPGHPGRTVRGHLRMLGAAAGVPAARADVVLDVVGLTDLADERLGDLSTGAERRLGIAIALLGDPHTLVLDEPARGLSARETAWLYGLLRQFAAQGGAVLIATEDAEDAIRVADQVLTLESGRLVADQPVDEFAQTRLRPRVVVHSPLVGRLAAVLEEEVNAARQLAEAKAEEEARAAAELAAKAEVTKADAAPSDVAEGGDAAKGEGVAPKVRKRAIWRKVRKAQSTARGAAVGAEAKKTTAEASAKDRMARSDDKAARSDDKVAKPDDKAGKSDGKAGKSDKGKKAASVPAPAADADAAAARTAARTGAVTGVEAQEEPVAALADPFSVVRDDDTHISVYGLSPASVGETAYRHGIVVHRLVEETADLGPGTSAGARARDPEAPPLRLLPKLRFPGPAWPMRYELRRTTGVRTGWLIGVAGIVASLLASVLLARAGGVGELHRLTGWPADLPLPPVAIAAGLLGALAFGDEFRFPALAATRDAVPRRLGLLAAKFAVCAAGAVLLSLAVIVLDSAALLLLVGGSAVPLPGDWPELVVGVFGLTIGSSWAGLLAAGVFRSTALGLATLLAVPILAVPVVQRAAEDPSLRTLAMLPHRLRAATLDRPPSMIDRGLAVALRLASQPVGQALMLSVAVLLCAYALTGLRGRSTRQ
- a CDS encoding NUDIX hydrolase → MPYDPSAFPAFAVTVDLVVLTVRRHSLCALAVRRGEAPFKGRWALPGGFVRADEDLAAAAARELAEETGLLAHDPTLPVPPNAAHLEQLATYGDPKRDPRMRVVSVAHLALAPDLPAPRAGGDAHSVRWAPVESLLDQDGAFGRDSDLAAPLAFDHARILADGVERARSKIEYSSLATAFCPQEFTVGELRRVYEAVWGVALDPRNFHRKVTGTPGFLVPTGGTTTRQGGRPAQLFRAGGATLLNPPMLRPEV
- a CDS encoding DUF4192 domain-containing protein, with product MTRHNEAAGLPGEEQVTLRSPAELADALPYVLGFQPDDSIVMIALHGSRGRFGGRLRLGIPRIPEEWPEVCDQLAECLISGSERRGGRPDGVVLFLCQEPAEGESGEEAMERLRPLAQRLRTACGGLEVPVFEALCISGGRFWSYVCPDRRCCPPEGVPLALPGTSVMAAAATFAGVQVRGSLREMEARLAPLGAPRADGQERALDAAGAELVPRILDGAGSATVCAQTLGLVGRMLDTFQAAPSAADACTADLHDDRLLDDQEAAAVIIGLQDRRTRDRAAGWMEEVDADAALRLWRALARRCVGSYGEHAAAPLTLAGWVAWSAGDELTARVALGRALRVDPDYLFARLLHQACNEGVPAKLLRQCLRREDSDGADRADRAVHAAVHAELERLGDLADGESLETAGPPAAMAETVGTVETAGPVESAVLAERATRAEAEERAEMEGPAEVEEPSEAEEVADADVEGGRQPATEWPGGTVGPNGRSSPAGAAAPGGRRRPEGRPRARRRTGGRGTRSRR
- a CDS encoding RecQ family ATP-dependent DNA helicase gives rise to the protein MSDEDLRTSADRVLARLVGDTTGSARLREDQWRAIEALVAERRRALVVQRTGWGKSAVYFVATALLRERGSGPTVIVSPLLALMRNQVDAAARAGIHARTINSANTEEWDTIQAEVAAGGVDVLLVSPERLNNPDFRDQVLPQLAATAGLLVVDEAHCISDWGHDFRPDYRRLRTMLADLPQGVPVLATTATANARVTADVAEQLGTGEGATRALVLRGPLDRESLRLGVLPLPDAAHRLAWLAEHLDELPGSGIIYTLTVAAAEEVTAFLRQRGHTVASYTGKTENADRQQAEEDLLANRVKALVATSALGMGFDKPDLGFVVHLGSPSSPIAYYQQVGRAGRGVEHAEVLLLPGREDEAIWRYFASLAFPPEEQVRRTLEVLAASDRPVSLPALEPQVELRRSRLEIMLKVLDVDGAVRRVRGGWTATGQPWAYDAERYAWVARQREAEQQAMREYASTADCRMEFLRRQLDDEKAAPCGRCDNCAGARFTTAVSDASLDAARGELGRPGVEVEPRRMWPTGLPAVGVDLKGRIPADEQAAPGRALGRLSDIGWGNRLRPLLAPQSPDTPVPDDVAGAVVTVLADWAKGPGGWASGAPDAADRPVGVVTVASRTRPQLIGTLGERIATVGRLPLLGSIAYQDGEFDTRVPRTNSAQRLRALHGALTVPPQLAAALAEASGPVLLVDDMADTGWTLAVASRLLRRAGASGVFPLVLAVQG
- a CDS encoding ribonuclease HII, producing the protein MAYEPPTHSVERSLRATTGAKIVVGIDEVGRGAWAGPVTVCAAVTGLRRPPTGLTDSKLLSPKKRTTLAQELHSWVTAHALGHSSPEEIDGLGMTAALRLAATRALDALPVRPDAVILDGKFDYLGAPWTVRTVIKGDQSCVSVAAASVIAKVRRDAMMAELGAEHLDFCFEDNAGYPSPVHRAALRELGPTPHHRLSWAYMDGLPRWRHLKRVRSTPEPVGLEDEGQLGFDF